The Antarcticibacterium flavum genome contains the following window.
GGACCTGGTAGCCTCGGGGATGGACCGTAGCTCCATTGAAGGAAACCTGCGGGTACAGGGTGCCTTTTCAAAGGAAGAGAATGCTTTTAGGCTTGAAGGAGATCTTGATCGTTTGGCATCCAACTATTATGACCTCGTGAATTTACTGCCATCCATCCTTGGGGAAAGTCTTCCGGTTACTCTTCGGGATTTTGGAAATTTACAAATTAAAGGTAATACTATTATTACCGCCAATTCCCTGGATGCAGATGTGTCTATAAACACGCAACTTGGTAGTGCAAGGGCAGATATTGTGCTTCGCAATTTCAGTAATTCCACTCAAACAACTTATAAAGGTAACCTTGTTTTCAATGATTTTAACCTGGGCAGGCTGCTCGATAATAAAGATCTTGGAAGGACAAGTTTTGACCTTAATATAGATGGAAAGGGTTTTACTGCTGAAAGTCTTAATACGAATGTTCGAGGCCGCATTTCCAGAATTAGATATAACGATTACCGCTATAGCAGTATCCTGGTAATGGGTACGGTTCGAAATTCTATTTTCAACGGAAACCTGGTTTCTCAGGATCCGAATCTTCAGATGGAATTCAACGGACTCGTAGATATCTCTGCTGCTGAAAATAAATACGATTTTGAAGCCTCTGTGGGATATGCAGATCTAAATGAACTTAATTTTGTTTCCAGGGATTCCCTTTCCATACTTAAAGGGGATATAATTATGAATATGCAGGGAAATACCCTGGACAATATATCTGGTGAGATCTTTCTTATCAATACCACATATCAAAACCAAAATGACCTTTACTATTTTGATGACCTTAATGTTTCTTCCACATTTGACGAGGAGGGCATAAGGACTATTACGGTAAATTCGCCAGATGTTATAAGCGGCGTGGTGACCGGAAGATTCCGGTTGGCTGAAGTAGGGGCTTTAATGGAGAATTCTATTGGGAGTATTTATACCAATTACCGGCCAAATACCATTACCAGCAACCAATACATGGAATTTGATTTTGATATTTATAACAAGATCGTGGAAGTATTCTATCCTGAAATTGAACTGGCACCAAACACCTTTATTCGTGGCAGGGTAGAATCTGACGAATCTGAATTCCGCCTTACTTTTCGCTCACCCAGGATTGAGGCTTTTGGGAATATGATGCAGGACATCAATATACAGGTAGATAACACCAACCCAATCTATAATACCTTCGTGGAGGCAGACAGTGTATCCACGTCCCTATATAATTTTTCTGAATTCAGCTTAATCAATGTAACCCTTCGAGACACACTTTTCATAAGGTCTGAGTTCCAGGGAGGGAAAACAAATGAAGATGTCTTCAATATTAACCTGTTTCACACCATCAATGAAGAAAACCGCTCTGTAGTGGGTATACAGCGATCTGATGTCAAATTCAGGGATAATGTGTGGTATTTAAATGAGAACAGCAACAAAAGCAATAAGATCATATTCGAGAACAACCTGAGAACCCTGGAAATAGACTCCTTGACATTGACTCATCAGGATGAGGAAATTCGACTTAGTGGGGAAATGCGGGATTCTACTTATAAGAATTTCAGGATAGAATTTGATAATGTAGATATCGCAAAGGTTACTCCTGAAATTGATAGCCTTAAGCTTGACGGGATCATAGATGGAAGGCTCCAGCTACTGCAGGAAGAAGGAGCGTTTTTTCCCAATACTTCCATGGTTATCGATGGCCTCGCTATAAATGATGTCCCAATGGGAAGGCTTAATCTTGATGTGGAGGGAAATCAAGACCTTACGCTTTACAATGTAGACGCCACTCTCACCAGGAGAGGTTTTGAGTCCCTTAGTGCTGTAGGGGCTATTAATGCTGCAGGAGAAACTCCTACTATAGACCTGGATGTTAACCTGCGCAATGTAAACCTTACGGCTTTTAGTCCGCTGGGGGGAGAGGCCATAGACAATATAAGAGGCTATGCAACGGGTGATGCAAAGGTTACAGGAGATTACCGAAATCCCGATATCGAGGGGCAGCTGGAACTTGAAGACGCAGGGTTCAGGATCCCATATCTCAATATAGATTATAATCTTAACAACACTGCTATTGTAGACCTTACCAACCAGCAGTTCAATTTTAATAAAGTTGAGATCCTGGACATTAAGCACAGGACCCGCGCAAACATAGACGGAAATATTTCTCATAGGAATTTCAGGGAATGGTTCCTGGACCTTCAAATAAACAGTGACAGGATGCTGGTACTGGATACCCAGGCAGAGGAAGATGCCCTGTATTACGGGACAGCGTTCATTTCAGGATTTTCTACCATCAAAGGCCCTACAGATGAGCTGGTGATCAATGTCAACGCAACTACAGAAAAAGGTACCATCTTCAAGATCCCGTTAAGTGATGCCGAATCTATTGGGGATAATTCATATATACATTTCTTGAGTCCCGAGGAAAAAGCTTCACGCCTGGCAGGGGAAGAGATCATCATACCTGATGTAAAAGGCCTCGAGCTAAATTTTGATCTGGATATCACCAATGCTGCTGAAGTTGAAGTGGTTGTAGACCAAACCAGCGGTAGTACCCTTCGCGGCCGCGGAGCCGGGAACATGCTTATCGAGATCAACACCAATGGTAAGTTCAATATGTGGGGCGATTTTGTGGTGTATGAGGGAGTTTATAACTTTAAATATGCCGGCCTGGTACAAAAGACATTCAGAGTGCAATCTGGCGGGAGTATAAACTGGGATGGAAGCCCTACAAATGCCCAGCTCGATGTAAGTGCGGTATATGAAGTTGATGCCAATCCTGCTGTATTACTTGAAAATCCAAGTCTTAACCGTAAGATCCCGGTAGAGGTAGTTATCCTTCTGCAAGGGCAAATTACCCAGCCGGACCTTACCTTTGATGTCAATTTCCCCAATGCAAGTTCTGTGGTACGGTCTGAACTGGAATACAGGATGAATGACCGCGCCAGCCGGGAATTACAGGCATTATTCCTGGTTACCCAGGGCTCGTTCTACAGTGAATTTGCCATTGGTCAAAATGCTATTACAGGAAATCTTGTAGAAAGAGCTTCCAGCCTTGTAAACGATATTTTTGCAGATGAGGACGGGAAATTCCAGGTAGGAGTGAACTATGTGCAGGGAGACCGCACTCCAGATCAACAAACCGTGGACAGGTTTGGCTTAAGCCTTCAAACCCAGATAAGCGACCGGGTGTTGATCAACGGGGCCGTGGGTGTGCCAGTAGGAGGGATGACAGAGTCAGTTATAGTTGGAGATGTGGAGATCCAGTTCTTGCTAAATGAGGACGGGTCGTTGAGAGCTAAGGTCTTCAACCGCGAAAACAATATTCAGTTTATAGGAGAGGAAATAGGTTTTACTCAGGGAATAGGTTTAACTTATTCCGTAGACTTTGACACTTTCAAAGAATTGATAAGGAAGATCGTTAATACCCAGGCAGTACTTACAGAGGAAGAGGAGGAAGAAGAGGTGCCGCCAAACAGGGCAAGATCGCTTGCTCCCAATTATGTAGTCTTTCCGGAAAAGGATTAATCGAAATTAAATTTCGGTTAAAAGCACTGGGCCACACCGGGGTTTAGCTGAATCTTTGTAATTTTAATTCATAAATTATCTAAATGGCAAAAAAAATACAGCGTATTGGAGTACTAACATCTGGGGGGGACGCTCCCGGTATGAATGCAGCAATAAGAGCAGTAGTAAGGGCATGCGCCTATTATCATACAGATTGTGTAGGATTCTATCGGGGATTCCAGGGTGTGATCGAAGGAGATTATGAAGAATTAAATGCACGTAGTGTAAGAAATATTATCTCAAGAGGCGGTACCATATTAAAATCTGCACGTTCCAGGGAGTTCCTTACCAAAGAAGGCAGGCAAAAAGCTGCCGATACTATTAAGAAGGCAGAAATTGATGCCCTGGTCCTCATTGGTGGTGATGGTACTTTTCGCGGCGGGAAGATCTTTAACGAAGAGCACAATATATCTGTTATAGGAGTTCCGGGAACTATTGATAATGATATTTTCGGAACAAATTATACCATAGGGTATGACACAGCTCTAAATACCGTGGTTGAAGCTATTGATAAAATAAGGGATACAGCAAGCTCCCATAACAGGTTGTTCTTTGTGGAAGTAATGGGGCGTGATGCCGGTTTCATCGCTCTTAACAGCGGAATTGGAGCAGGGGCAGAGGAAATTCTAATTCCTGAAGAAAACCTTGGGCTGGAAAGATTGCTTTTTTCACTGGAAAGAAGCCGAAGATCTGGTAAAACCTCCAGTATAGTTGTGGTTTCTGAAGGTGATAAAATAGGAAAGAACGTTTTCCAGCTGGCAGAATATGTTACTCAGAATTTACCTGACTATGATGCCCGGGTAACAGTCCTGGGGCATATACAAAGGGGAGGAAGCCCATCCTGTTTTGACAGGGTACTGGCCAGCAGGCTTTGCGTGCGGGCGGTGGAACTGCTCCTGGACGGGCAAACCAATATGATGGTTGGCTTTATAAATAATAAAGTGGAATCCTGCAGTCTGGAGGACGCTCTTAAATCAAAACCCGACATAAATAAGGACCTTTTAAGAATTTCAGATATACTTTCAACTTAGCCCATGACAATTGCAATTATAGCCCACGATGGCAAAAAGGCCGAAATGGTCCAGTTCCTCAATGAGAACAAGACCACATTAAAAGGAAAAAACGTGCATCTTATAGCCACGGGCACAACCGGCCTTAAGGCTGAAGCCGCCGGATTCCAGGTAGAGAAACTACTCTCTGGCCCGGTAGGAGGGGATGCACAAATAGCTTCAAGGCTGGCAGAGGGGAAAGTAGATATGATCTTCTTCTTCAGGGATCCCCTCGATAAACATCCACATGAACCCGATATCATTATGCTGCTAAGGTTATGTGATGTTCACAATATCCCCATTGCTACCAATCCGGCTACTGCAGGTTTATTGATAAAGGGGATATAGGATTTTTAGAAGGTATATGCAGGAGGGTTTCGATAAAGAGAAACAGAGCCCTTTTTATCGTTATTTATTTAACTGCAATTGCACTTATCTCCACATTTACAAATTTGGGTAAGTTAGCCACTTCCACCGTTTCCCTTGCCGGGGCTGTCTCGGGATCAAAATACTTCCCATAGACCTC
Protein-coding sequences here:
- a CDS encoding translocation/assembly module TamB domain-containing protein, whose product is MAKKLTNSIQERSGVNISIGRVSFSYFGKIKLNDVYVEDHHNDTLLNVQELRSSLLSVSNLMNNTPRLGNTTARGFTFKMKRYAGEDSDNLSIILDKLRTEPTGEKTPFELSIRDIIITNGHYSYIDENLDIPEIIVLRDLDLQAEMLKVVDDSFTVKVNSLAAKEGRGLDITNLRTNFSYSPTAMGLEGLILETPHSQLNADIDLVYVISDFSDFQNKVNLNGTIRESKVSTNDLKLFYEPFGEDGDFILESRITGTLNDFLLEDLVASGMDRSSIEGNLRVQGAFSKEENAFRLEGDLDRLASNYYDLVNLLPSILGESLPVTLRDFGNLQIKGNTIITANSLDADVSINTQLGSARADIVLRNFSNSTQTTYKGNLVFNDFNLGRLLDNKDLGRTSFDLNIDGKGFTAESLNTNVRGRISRIRYNDYRYSSILVMGTVRNSIFNGNLVSQDPNLQMEFNGLVDISAAENKYDFEASVGYADLNELNFVSRDSLSILKGDIIMNMQGNTLDNISGEIFLINTTYQNQNDLYYFDDLNVSSTFDEEGIRTITVNSPDVISGVVTGRFRLAEVGALMENSIGSIYTNYRPNTITSNQYMEFDFDIYNKIVEVFYPEIELAPNTFIRGRVESDESEFRLTFRSPRIEAFGNMMQDINIQVDNTNPIYNTFVEADSVSTSLYNFSEFSLINVTLRDTLFIRSEFQGGKTNEDVFNINLFHTINEENRSVVGIQRSDVKFRDNVWYLNENSNKSNKIIFENNLRTLEIDSLTLTHQDEEIRLSGEMRDSTYKNFRIEFDNVDIAKVTPEIDSLKLDGIIDGRLQLLQEEGAFFPNTSMVIDGLAINDVPMGRLNLDVEGNQDLTLYNVDATLTRRGFESLSAVGAINAAGETPTIDLDVNLRNVNLTAFSPLGGEAIDNIRGYATGDAKVTGDYRNPDIEGQLELEDAGFRIPYLNIDYNLNNTAIVDLTNQQFNFNKVEILDIKHRTRANIDGNISHRNFREWFLDLQINSDRMLVLDTQAEEDALYYGTAFISGFSTIKGPTDELVINVNATTEKGTIFKIPLSDAESIGDNSYIHFLSPEEKASRLAGEEIIIPDVKGLELNFDLDITNAAEVEVVVDQTSGSTLRGRGAGNMLIEINTNGKFNMWGDFVVYEGVYNFKYAGLVQKTFRVQSGGSINWDGSPTNAQLDVSAVYEVDANPAVLLENPSLNRKIPVEVVILLQGQITQPDLTFDVNFPNASSVVRSELEYRMNDRASRELQALFLVTQGSFYSEFAIGQNAITGNLVERASSLVNDIFADEDGKFQVGVNYVQGDRTPDQQTVDRFGLSLQTQISDRVLINGAVGVPVGGMTESVIVGDVEIQFLLNEDGSLRAKVFNRENNIQFIGEEIGFTQGIGLTYSVDFDTFKELIRKIVNTQAVLTEEEEEEEVPPNRARSLAPNYVVFPEKD
- the pfkA gene encoding 6-phosphofructokinase; its protein translation is MAKKIQRIGVLTSGGDAPGMNAAIRAVVRACAYYHTDCVGFYRGFQGVIEGDYEELNARSVRNIISRGGTILKSARSREFLTKEGRQKAADTIKKAEIDALVLIGGDGTFRGGKIFNEEHNISVIGVPGTIDNDIFGTNYTIGYDTALNTVVEAIDKIRDTASSHNRLFFVEVMGRDAGFIALNSGIGAGAEEILIPEENLGLERLLFSLERSRRSGKTSSIVVVSEGDKIGKNVFQLAEYVTQNLPDYDARVTVLGHIQRGGSPSCFDRVLASRLCVRAVELLLDGQTNMMVGFINNKVESCSLEDALKSKPDINKDLLRISDILST
- a CDS encoding methylglyoxal synthase, translating into MTIAIIAHDGKKAEMVQFLNENKTTLKGKNVHLIATGTTGLKAEAAGFQVEKLLSGPVGGDAQIASRLAEGKVDMIFFFRDPLDKHPHEPDIIMLLRLCDVHNIPIATNPATAGLLIKGI